A genome region from Bradyrhizobium sp. WSM1417 includes the following:
- a CDS encoding caspase family protein, which translates to MRARIFNRVPGLATLVAALLVVATLPASAEKRIALVVGNSAYKNITPLDNPSKDASLMAETLGLLGFTLVGGRAQLDLDKGAMDLAVQSFGRQVQGADVALFYYAGHGVQVSGANYLVPVGANPTREADVDFQMTDVNLVLRQMQGSGTRLNLVILDACRNNPFGSRGLRASDGGLAQMRAPEGTLISYATQPGNVAQDGSDGHSPYTKALAATVRTAGLDVFQTFNQVGLAVKRATSGAQQPWVSSSPIDGTFYFVPPTQTAPPQVAAMQPDPLPADRLRADPDRVPLRDAALLSELSERLYELNFDPDSPDGMTRAITKLQQRISMAPTGEATEGLLLRMRKMEDLKPWGSIVYGPDGSKWGISWNHASRRAAVADARGNCGGAKCPIELSFYGNRCGAFAISDKSWSLVQRDSVQRAKDAALDECGKAGKTCRIIGSVCADGSGR; encoded by the coding sequence ATGCGCGCGAGAATTTTCAATCGCGTCCCGGGGCTGGCGACGCTGGTCGCAGCCCTGCTCGTCGTCGCCACGCTACCCGCATCGGCCGAGAAGCGCATCGCGCTCGTGGTCGGCAACTCCGCCTACAAGAACATCACGCCGCTCGACAATCCATCCAAGGACGCGAGCCTGATGGCGGAGACGCTTGGCCTGCTCGGCTTCACGCTGGTCGGAGGCCGCGCCCAGCTCGATCTCGACAAGGGCGCGATGGACCTGGCGGTGCAGAGCTTTGGCCGGCAGGTGCAGGGCGCCGACGTCGCGCTGTTCTATTATGCCGGCCACGGCGTGCAGGTCTCGGGCGCCAACTATCTCGTGCCGGTCGGCGCCAACCCGACGCGCGAGGCCGACGTCGACTTCCAGATGACCGATGTCAACCTCGTGCTGCGCCAGATGCAGGGATCAGGCACGCGCCTCAACCTCGTGATCCTGGACGCCTGCCGCAACAACCCGTTCGGCTCACGCGGCCTGCGCGCCTCCGATGGCGGTCTCGCGCAGATGCGCGCGCCCGAGGGCACGCTGATCTCCTACGCAACGCAACCCGGCAACGTCGCCCAGGACGGCAGCGACGGCCACAGCCCCTACACCAAGGCCTTGGCCGCGACGGTCCGGACCGCGGGCCTCGACGTGTTCCAGACCTTCAACCAGGTCGGCCTCGCGGTGAAGCGGGCCACCTCCGGCGCGCAGCAGCCCTGGGTGTCGTCCTCGCCGATCGACGGCACCTTCTATTTCGTACCCCCGACGCAAACCGCCCCGCCGCAGGTCGCAGCGATGCAGCCTGATCCTTTGCCGGCGGATCGACTGCGCGCCGATCCGGACCGCGTCCCCTTGCGCGATGCCGCCCTGCTGAGCGAACTCAGCGAGCGGCTCTACGAGCTCAATTTCGATCCTGACAGCCCTGACGGAATGACCCGCGCGATCACAAAGCTCCAGCAGCGTATTTCCATGGCCCCAACGGGCGAAGCCACCGAAGGCCTGCTGCTGCGCATGCGCAAGATGGAGGACCTGAAGCCATGGGGTTCGATCGTCTACGGCCCCGACGGCAGCAAATGGGGCATATCCTGGAACCACGCCTCGCGCCGCGCGGCGGTGGCGGATGCGCGCGGCAATTGCGGTGGCGCCAAATGTCCGATCGAGCTGTCTTTCTACGGCAACCGCTGCGGCGCGTTCGCGATCTCCGACAAATCCTGGTCGCTGGTCCAGCGCGACAGCGTGCAGCGCGCGAAAGACGCCGCGCTTGACGAATGCGGCAAGGCTGGCAAAACTTGCCGCATTATCGGTTCCGTCTGTGCCGACGGCTCCGGCCGCTGA